From a region of the Arvicanthis niloticus isolate mArvNil1 chromosome 6, mArvNil1.pat.X, whole genome shotgun sequence genome:
- the LOC117711242 gene encoding olfactory receptor 1496-like, which yields MIMNNKTVITQFLLLGLPIPLEYQHLFYALFLAMYLTTVLGNLIIILLIILDSHLHTPMYLFLSNLSFSDLCFSSVTMPKLLQNMQSQDPSIPYEGCLAQIFFFMVFGDMESFLLVAMAYDRYVAICFPLHYTSIMSPKLCTCLVLVLWILTTSHATMQILLTVRLSFCKNNVLLNFFCDIFVLLKLACSDTYVNDLMILIMGGLIIIIPFLLIVMSYARIISSILKVPSTQGIHKVFSTCGSHLSVVSLFYGTIIGLYLCPSGNDFSLKGSAMAMMYTVVTPMLNPFIYSLRNKDMKRALIRVICSKKISL from the coding sequence ATGATAATGAACAACAAAACTGTCATCACCCAGTTCCTTCTCCTGGGCCTGCCCATTCCTCTAGAGTACCAACACCTGTTCTATGCCCTGTTCCTGGCCATGTACCTCACCACTGTCTTGGGAAACCTCATCATCATTCTCCTCATTATACTGGACTCCcatctccacacacccatgtacttgtTTCTCAGCAACTtgtccttctctgacctctgcttttcctctgtcACAATGCCCAAGTTGCTCCAGAACATGCAGAGCCAGGACCCGTCCATCCCCTATGAAGGCTGCCTGGctcaaatattcttttttatggtttttggagaTATGGAGAGCTTTCTTCTTGTGGCcatggcctatgatcgctatgttgccatctgcttccctctgcattaCACCAGCATCATGAGCCCCAAGCTTTGTACTTGTTTAGTGCTAGTCTTGTGGATACTGACAACATCACATGCCACGATGCAAATTCTGCTCACAGTAAGACTGTCTTTTTGTAAGAACAATGTGCTTCTCAACTTTTTCTGTGACATATTTGTTCTCCTAAAGCTGGCCTGCTCAGACACTTATGTTAATGATTTGATGATACTTATCATGGGAGGGCTCATCATTATTATTCCATTCCTGCTCATTGTTATGTCCTATGCAAGGATCATCTCCTCCATTCTTAAGGTTCCATCTACTCAAGGCATCCACAAGGTGTTCTCTACCTGTGGCTCTCATCTTTCTGTGGTGTCTCTGTTCTATGGGACAATTATTGGTCTCTACTTATGTCCATCAGGTAATGATTTCAGTCTCAAGGGGTCTGCCATGGCTATGATGTACACAGTGGTGACTCCCATGCTGAACCCTTTCATCTATAGCCTGAGGAACAAAGACATGAAGAGGGCCCTAATAAGAGTTATCTGCAGTAAGAAAATCTCTCTGTAA